From Rhodopseudomonas palustris:
CGACATCCTCGCGCCGGACGGCGCATCGGTGCGCACGCTCATCAGCGCCGCGCCGCAGGCGCTGTATCCGGCGGCGTTCGAACTCGCCGATTTCGGCGCGCCGCAACCGGGCCTGCGCGTCCGCGTCGCGCAGCTCTCGGCCACCGTCGGCCGCGGCTTCGCCACGGAAGCGACCCTCGCGCTGTAGACCAAAGGAAACGCCATGACCGCCACCGCCAATCTCGGGCTGCCTTTCATCGAGGCGAGCCAGGCGCAGAAGCACGTCACCCACAACGAGGCGCTGCGGATTCTCGACGCCGCGATCCAGATCGCGGTCGCCGACCGCGACCGCAGCGCGCCGCCGCCGGGCCCGGCCGAGGGCGCGCGCCATATCGTCGCCGATGGCGCCACCGGCGCCTGGAGCGGGCAGGCGCATGCGATCGCGACCTGGCAGGACGGCGCGTGGGCGTTCCTCGCGCCGAAACAGGGCTGGTGCGTGTGGTCGGTCGCCGACGACGTGCTGCTGGTGTTCGACGGCGGCGACTGGCGCGACCTGCGCGACCTGCGGGTGTCGCTCGACAACGCCGCGCGGCTCGGCGTCAATACCACGGCCGATGCACCGAACCTGCTCAGCGTCAAATCCGACGCCGCTTTGTTCGCCGCGATCGACCCGGCCGCCGGCGGCAGCGGCGACATCCGCGTGCAGCTTTCCAAGGCGGCCGCGGCCGACACCGCCTCGGTGGTGTTCTCCGACGCCTATTCGGGCCGCGCCGAATTCGGCCTGATCGGCTCCGATGCGTTCAAGCTCAAGGTCTCGGCCGACGGCGCGAACTGGGTCGAGGCGCTGACGATCGATCCGGCCGGCGGCGGCTGCGCGCTGCCGCGCGCTTTGGCGCTGACCGGGGTCGCCGCGCCGCCGCAGCTCACCGCCGACCAGCTCGACTACGCGCCGGCCGGGCTCGGTGCGGCCTCGGTGCTGAAGCTCTGGTCGGACGCCGCGCGCAGCCTGACCGGGCTCGCCGGCGGCGCCGAGGGCCGCATCCTGTGCGTCGTCAATGCCGGCACCGCGCCGCTGACGCTCGCCGGCGACAGCCCCGCCTCGCAGCCGGCGAACCGGTTCTCGCTCGGCGGCGACGTCGCGATCAGCGCCAAGCAGGCGGCGCTGCTGCGCTACGACGGCGCCGCGGCGCGCTGGTTCCTGATCGCCGGCGGCGTCGACCGCGGCGCCTGGACGCCCTACACGCCGATCGTGACGCCGGGCGGCGGCAGCTTCGGCGCCGTCACCGCCACCGGCGCCTACAAGCGCATCGGCAAAACCGTCTTCCTCCGCGTCAGCATCGCGGTCGCCGATATCGGCAGCGCCGTGTCGTATTTCTACGCCACGCTGCCGCCGGGGGTGACTCCGGTCGCGCACTGCATGCTGGCGGCGAACAATATGAGTGCGAATGTCCTGATGGTGGCGTCGGTGGCCGCTGGCGGAAACATCGTCGTGTTCACGAGATGCGACAACACCAATATCGGTGTGACGTCAGGGCAGACCGTGGCTGCCACTGGGGCGATTGAGATTGTCTAAAATGCCAAATGGATGCGGCACAATTAGTTCGCCCGCTGATCAATGCGGTCCTGAAGGTCAATTCGAAACCACTCTTTTGGTAACGACTTCTGATGGCTGGTTGAGTTGACGATCACTATCGCCGCGCTACAAAGCAGTACATTGGTGCTGCATGATTTCCGTCGTTGTGCTTCGCCGTAAACGTCTTAACAGAAAATTTAGTGAATCCGGCGATTTGCAAAACTGCCCGCAGCCACGCCGGCGTTATGATTGACCAAGTACCGGGGTTGGTTCTGCTGCTGAGATCCGGTCGGAAATAGAGCGCGGGTGGCGCATCTAGATCAAGACTCATTCCTTCATCGGTTTCCGTGATGATGATCGCATCGGAGACGTGCTGAGCAACATTAAGGAGAGCTGCGAGCGGATTGTTGAGGTGCAACAAAATGGCACCAAACAGGGCAGCATCAGCTCGCTCGACGGGAATTGGATCCTGCATCACGTCGCCAAGCCATAGCTCCACTTGGGAGCCGAGTAAGCGCCGCGACAGCAGGAACGAGTTGCGCAGCGCCTCTTGAGAATCAAGTCGGTAGCGAACGCATTGTTCAAACGAGAATCCGAGGCGATCCTCAAAATCGAACCAGGGAATTAGCATTCCCTTCACATAGCGTTCTTCGTCAATATCGAGGCCCGTGACCTTGGCTCCGCGCTTCTCCATTTCGAATGCTAGAAAGCCGGAAGCTACACCACAGTCCAGCACGCGCTTTCCCGCGAAATCGTAGTTTCCGAGATAGTCGTCAGTGCAAGTGCGCAAGTCCCAATGGCCGGTAACGTTGCCGGCTTCTGGAAGGTCCATTGAGTGATAGAAGTAGAGCCGTTCGGGCGGTGTATGTCGACCAAAATCGGTAAACTGAACGAAGCCGTCCTTCTGATTAATGCCAGAAATTTCACCCAAACGATGCAACATAGTAAAATCTCCCGACGTGATTGCCGGGGTGTAATCTATGCGAGTGCTCGGGGAAAGGTTGCACGCAAGCAAAACTAGCGGTGTGCTCAATCTACAACAATCGGTGGTATCAAAGTGTTGATTTGGAGGGTCGCGCGGTAAAGTGCTGCTACTAACTACGCATCGAGACCGTGCGGTTGACCCTGAACAACAACTATCGAGAATTATTTGTATTCAGTTACCTTCCGTACCGACAACGTCGTATGCGCAGGGATCAGCCAGCGGCCAGGTTCGTCGGCTGCCTGTGCCCACGATCTGCCGACGGCTTCCGCAAGCGGAATTGAGAGCAGTTCTCCAATGGTCATCGTGGCGAAATCAGCGCGGGCGTCGGGCGGGAGGATTGAGTAGTAGCATCCGAGAATCTGCTGAACCGAATTGATCGGATGCGCGTCGCCCTTCATCGTGTGGGACACGACCTGCATTCCCTCGAACAGCGTTTTGAGGCCCTGCGGTGTCGGATTGAAGTAATGATGCGGAAAACCG
This genomic window contains:
- a CDS encoding DUF2793 domain-containing protein — encoded protein: MTATANLGLPFIEASQAQKHVTHNEALRILDAAIQIAVADRDRSAPPPGPAEGARHIVADGATGAWSGQAHAIATWQDGAWAFLAPKQGWCVWSVADDVLLVFDGGDWRDLRDLRVSLDNAARLGVNTTADAPNLLSVKSDAALFAAIDPAAGGSGDIRVQLSKAAAADTASVVFSDAYSGRAEFGLIGSDAFKLKVSADGANWVEALTIDPAGGGCALPRALALTGVAAPPQLTADQLDYAPAGLGAASVLKLWSDAARSLTGLAGGAEGRILCVVNAGTAPLTLAGDSPASQPANRFSLGGDVAISAKQAALLRYDGAAARWFLIAGGVDRGAWTPYTPIVTPGGGSFGAVTATGAYKRIGKTVFLRVSIAVADIGSAVSYFYATLPPGVTPVAHCMLAANNMSANVLMVASVAAGGNIVVFTRCDNTNIGVTSGQTVAATGAIEIV